In the Lysinibacillus sp. PLM2 genome, one interval contains:
- the gatA_2 gene encoding glutamyl-tRNA(Gln) amidotransferase subunit A yields MTLFERSSKELQEGLHNGEFTIADLTNEAFSRIEKLDGDVQAFLALNKEKAVEQAEELEKVPFEQRGPLFGLPIGVKDNIVTEGLETTCASKILEGFMPIYDATVVKKLREAGMVTVGKLNMDEFAMGSSNENSAFKTTKNPWNLNNVPGGSSGASAASVAAGEVPFSLGSDTGGSIRQPAAYCGVVGMKPTYGRVSRFGLVAFASSLDQIGPVTRNVYDNALLLEAIAGVDPNDSTSADVPVPNYVASLNGDIKGLRIAVPKEFLGEGVREEVRESVLKALEVLKGLGATVEEVSLPHSKYALAAYYILSSSEASSNLSRFDGIRYGFRAEGVKNLMELYKETRAQGFGDEVKRRIMLGTYSLSAGTYDAYYKKAQQVRTLIKQDYDKVFENYDVIVGPTAPTAAFKIGQNINDPLTMYANDILTIPINLAGVPAISIPCGFHEGLPLGLQIIGKHFDEETIYRTAYAYEQANDFHKQTPQIWEGK; encoded by the coding sequence ATGACATTATTTGAACGTTCATCTAAAGAACTACAAGAAGGTTTACATAACGGTGAATTTACAATTGCCGACTTAACTAACGAAGCATTTTCTCGAATTGAGAAACTTGATGGAGATGTACAAGCTTTCTTAGCTTTAAATAAAGAAAAGGCTGTTGAGCAAGCCGAAGAATTAGAAAAAGTCCCATTTGAACAACGCGGACCATTATTTGGTCTACCTATTGGGGTAAAAGACAATATCGTAACAGAGGGATTAGAAACAACTTGTGCTTCTAAAATTTTAGAAGGCTTTATGCCTATCTATGATGCAACTGTAGTGAAAAAACTACGTGAAGCAGGCATGGTAACGGTTGGTAAATTAAATATGGATGAATTCGCGATGGGTTCATCAAATGAAAACTCTGCATTTAAAACAACAAAAAACCCATGGAATTTAAATAATGTACCAGGTGGTTCCTCAGGTGCTTCTGCAGCTTCTGTTGCTGCAGGTGAAGTGCCATTCTCATTGGGTTCTGATACTGGCGGTTCTATTCGTCAACCAGCCGCATATTGCGGTGTAGTCGGAATGAAACCAACATACGGTCGCGTATCACGTTTCGGGTTAGTCGCTTTCGCATCGTCACTTGACCAAATCGGACCAGTAACACGTAATGTATATGATAACGCATTGTTATTAGAAGCGATTGCTGGAGTAGACCCTAACGATTCTACTAGTGCAGATGTGCCAGTACCAAACTATGTGGCGAGTTTAAATGGCGATATTAAAGGTTTACGTATTGCAGTACCGAAAGAATTTTTAGGTGAAGGCGTACGAGAAGAAGTACGTGAATCCGTATTAAAAGCATTAGAAGTATTAAAAGGACTAGGAGCAACTGTTGAAGAGGTTTCACTTCCACATTCTAAATATGCATTAGCTGCTTACTATATTCTTTCATCATCAGAAGCTTCATCCAACCTTTCTCGTTTTGACGGTATCCGTTATGGTTTCCGTGCTGAAGGCGTAAAAAACCTAATGGAGCTTTATAAAGAAACTCGCGCACAAGGTTTTGGAGATGAAGTAAAACGTCGTATTATGCTTGGTACTTACTCTTTATCAGCAGGTACTTATGATGCTTACTATAAAAAAGCACAGCAAGTTCGAACATTAATCAAACAAGATTATGATAAAGTATTTGAAAATTACGATGTAATAGTTGGTCCAACAGCACCAACAGCAGCATTCAAAATTGGTCAAAATATCAATGATCCTTTAACGATGTATGCAAACGATATTTTAACAATACCAATTAACTTAGCGGGTGTTCCTGCAATTTCAATCCCATGTGGTTTCCACGAAGGTTTACCATTAGGATTACAAATTATCGGAAAACACTTTGACGAGGAAACAATCTATCGCACAGCCTACGCTTATGAGCAAGCGAATGACTTCCACAAACAAACTCCTCAAATTTGGGAGGGTAAATAA
- the rlmCD_2 gene encoding 23S rRNA (uracil-C(5))-methyltransferase RlmCD, whose product MATPVKKNDRRTVYIEDLTHDGNGVAKIDGYPLFIQGALPQETAEIHVLKTLKNYGFAKIVEIIEPSPDRVKAPCIYFGKCGGCQLQHLSYEGQLKWKENMVKNVMKRIGKIDAPVLPVKGMQDPWNYRNKSQIPFSMTETGPIAGFYKSKTHEIVDMERCLIQVSEADAMMANLKKELMEIDVQPYNEESHNGMLRHVVVRKGRATGEVMVVLVTNKHKFPQKEAAIEVIRKLVPNVTSIVQNVNIEKTNVILGNETYTLWGEDTIEDTIGGVRFEISARSFYQVNPVQTEVLYKQALDYAQLTGDETVIDAYCGIGTISLFLAQKAKQVMGVEIVEQAIEDAKRNADLNGFTNTYFEAGPAEEVIPRWYADGKEADVLVVDPPRKGCDEALLTTIIEQKPKRVVYVSCNPATLARDLRILEDGGYKTVEIQPVDMFPQTTHVECVALMSRVKGMTNKNCLK is encoded by the coding sequence ATGGCTACACCTGTTAAAAAAAATGATCGAAGAACCGTTTATATAGAAGATTTAACTCATGATGGAAATGGCGTTGCGAAAATAGATGGCTACCCGTTATTTATCCAAGGAGCACTTCCTCAGGAAACAGCAGAGATTCATGTACTAAAGACATTGAAAAACTATGGCTTTGCAAAGATTGTGGAAATTATTGAGCCATCACCTGATCGTGTGAAGGCACCTTGCATTTACTTTGGAAAATGTGGTGGTTGTCAGCTTCAGCATCTTTCCTACGAAGGACAATTGAAATGGAAAGAAAACATGGTCAAAAATGTCATGAAGCGAATTGGGAAGATTGATGCACCAGTACTTCCAGTTAAGGGTATGCAAGACCCATGGAACTATCGCAACAAATCTCAAATTCCGTTTAGCATGACGGAAACTGGCCCGATTGCCGGCTTTTACAAATCGAAAACCCATGAAATTGTCGATATGGAACGCTGTTTAATTCAAGTGAGTGAAGCGGATGCCATGATGGCGAATTTGAAAAAAGAACTAATGGAAATTGACGTGCAGCCTTATAACGAAGAATCCCACAACGGAATGCTTCGCCATGTTGTTGTTCGAAAAGGACGTGCTACTGGGGAAGTAATGGTTGTGCTAGTAACGAATAAACATAAATTTCCACAGAAGGAAGCGGCAATTGAAGTGATTCGTAAACTAGTACCAAATGTGACTTCCATCGTGCAAAACGTAAATATTGAAAAAACAAATGTAATCCTCGGAAATGAAACGTATACATTGTGGGGGGAAGACACGATTGAAGATACAATCGGTGGAGTTCGCTTTGAAATTTCAGCTCGCTCCTTCTATCAGGTAAACCCAGTTCAAACAGAGGTACTGTACAAGCAAGCATTGGATTATGCACAGTTAACTGGTGATGAAACAGTGATTGATGCGTATTGTGGAATCGGAACGATCTCTTTATTCCTCGCACAAAAAGCGAAGCAAGTAATGGGCGTTGAAATCGTGGAGCAGGCCATTGAGGATGCAAAACGTAATGCGGATTTGAATGGCTTTACAAACACATATTTTGAAGCAGGTCCAGCAGAGGAAGTCATCCCGCGTTGGTATGCTGATGGTAAAGAGGCAGATGTACTTGTTGTCGATCCACCACGCAAAGGCTGTGATGAAGCATTACTTACAACGATTATTGAACAGAAACCAAAGCGAGTGGTGTATGTATCATGTAACCCAGCAACCTTAGCGCGGGATTTACGAATATTAGAAGATGGCGGGTATAAGACAGTTGAGATTCAGCCTGTGGACATGTTCCCACAGACGACACATGTGGAGTGCGTTGCCTTGATGTCAAGGGTAAAAGGGATGACCAACAAAAATTGCCTGAAGTAA
- the gatC gene encoding aspartyl/glutamyl-tRNA(Asn/Gln) amidotransferase subunit C, whose translation MAKLSKEEVKHVAHLARLAITDEEAEKFAEQLGKITDFAEQLNELDTTNVEPTSHVLPIVNVLREDVAQKGLDREIMMLNVKEQEAGQVKVPPILED comes from the coding sequence ATGGCAAAACTTTCAAAAGAAGAAGTTAAGCACGTTGCACATTTAGCGCGACTAGCCATTACTGATGAAGAAGCTGAGAAATTTGCAGAACAGCTTGGGAAAATTACAGATTTCGCAGAACAATTAAACGAATTAGACACAACAAATGTTGAACCTACTTCTCATGTACTACCTATCGTCAATGTATTGCGTGAAGATGTTGCACAAAAAGGTTTAGACCGTGAAATCATGATGTTAAACGTAAAAGAACAAGAAGCTGGACAAGTAAAAGTTCCGCCAATATTAGAAGACTAG
- a CDS encoding acyltransferase — MHDLQAPTKKFRPEIEGIRVVASLLVAVYHIWLGRVSGGVDVFFIVSGFLITTSLISRMEKVGRIHLLENYLGLIKRLIPLAFTVLLFTTILSIFIMPQVQWSQIISEVIASAFYYENWQLAFNSVDYLAQDNEASPLQHFWALSIQGQFYLTWPFVIMFAFLLARKLLKLPPRKTLLGILIFLFVISISYSVYKTHINQPWAYFDTFARAWEFSLGGIVALLIPYVKLKRTVSSLLGWLGLFIICLTGIVLPVSTVFPGYAALLPTGGVILVILSGENSSRFGVEKLLGSRPLLWMGGLSYGFYLWHWPLLIFYLTYFKTEEVSLIGGLGILFLTFVLSLITTKGLEAPVRKLNVKQSKWKITIAALTFILPVIITNIWWGTQLPERDAHGQVVYSKEKYPGARVIYEGVVPPTDVEPIPTMLEIKDDLPYFYSEKGCVTRQGDRLPVCSYGETENPKHILALVGGSHSGHWFPALNEFAKELGIRLDVYNHDGCRFTDDDFGGIITEECLDWNELLIDKLIETPPDLVFTTANVNKGDTVPVGYLNQFRKLEGITKILAVRDNPRMDEDIPLCLEREEDPMNCTKPREDALSEIPPWENTDGIPSNVQFVDLSDYFCDETTCHVIIGNVIVYRDAHHLTSAYVRTLAPVLKKYVQEALEE; from the coding sequence ATGCATGATTTACAAGCACCTACAAAAAAATTCCGACCTGAAATTGAGGGGATTCGAGTAGTTGCTTCATTACTTGTTGCTGTTTACCATATTTGGCTTGGCAGAGTATCTGGTGGGGTAGATGTATTCTTTATCGTCTCAGGATTTCTTATTACGACATCTTTAATATCAAGAATGGAAAAGGTCGGACGAATACATCTTTTGGAGAATTATTTAGGACTTATAAAACGGTTAATTCCACTTGCCTTTACAGTTTTGTTGTTTACGACAATCCTATCAATTTTCATCATGCCACAAGTGCAGTGGAGTCAAATTATTTCAGAAGTGATTGCATCTGCTTTTTACTATGAAAATTGGCAATTGGCATTTAACTCGGTTGACTACTTAGCTCAAGATAATGAAGCTAGTCCGCTTCAGCATTTTTGGGCCCTTTCAATACAAGGTCAGTTTTATTTAACTTGGCCATTTGTCATTATGTTTGCATTTTTATTAGCGAGGAAATTGCTAAAGCTTCCACCTAGAAAAACTTTACTGGGCATTTTAATCTTTTTATTTGTCATATCAATTAGCTACTCAGTTTATAAAACACACATAAACCAGCCGTGGGCATACTTTGATACATTTGCCCGTGCTTGGGAATTTAGTTTAGGTGGAATTGTAGCACTACTGATTCCATATGTGAAGCTGAAGAGGACAGTCAGTTCACTTTTAGGTTGGCTGGGTCTTTTTATAATTTGTTTAACAGGGATAGTACTTCCTGTGTCTACTGTATTTCCTGGATATGCTGCATTATTACCAACAGGTGGGGTTATTTTAGTAATACTCTCAGGTGAGAATAGTAGTCGCTTTGGAGTTGAGAAGCTATTAGGATCAAGACCTCTATTATGGATGGGTGGCCTTTCCTATGGATTTTATTTATGGCATTGGCCTCTTCTAATATTCTATTTAACTTACTTCAAAACAGAAGAAGTATCATTAATAGGTGGTCTAGGTATTTTATTCTTAACCTTTGTTCTTTCACTAATCACTACAAAAGGACTTGAAGCCCCTGTAAGAAAGCTAAATGTAAAACAGTCAAAATGGAAAATTACGATCGCTGCTTTAACTTTTATATTGCCAGTTATTATTACAAATATATGGTGGGGAACACAATTACCTGAAAGGGATGCCCATGGTCAAGTAGTGTATTCGAAGGAAAAATACCCCGGAGCAAGGGTGATATATGAGGGGGTTGTTCCGCCAACAGATGTAGAACCAATCCCAACGATGCTTGAAATAAAAGATGATTTGCCTTACTTCTATTCGGAAAAAGGCTGTGTAACAAGACAAGGGGATAGATTGCCAGTCTGTTCTTATGGAGAAACAGAAAACCCTAAACATATATTGGCACTAGTTGGGGGCTCCCATTCTGGACATTGGTTTCCTGCGCTTAATGAATTTGCAAAAGAGCTCGGTATACGATTAGATGTATATAATCATGATGGATGCCGATTTACTGATGATGATTTTGGTGGCATCATCACTGAAGAATGTTTAGATTGGAATGAATTACTAATTGATAAATTAATTGAAACTCCACCTGATCTTGTATTTACAACTGCTAATGTAAATAAAGGAGATACTGTTCCTGTTGGTTATTTAAATCAGTTTCGAAAGCTTGAAGGAATCACGAAGATTTTAGCCGTTAGAGATAATCCGAGGATGGATGAAGATATCCCATTATGCTTGGAACGAGAAGAGGACCCAATGAATTGTACAAAACCTCGAGAAGATGCATTATCTGAAATTCCTCCATGGGAAAATACAGATGGGATTCCAAGTAATGTTCAGTTTGTTGATTTATCCGATTACTTTTGTGATGAAACAACTTGTCATGTAATTATTGGCAATGTCATCGTCTATCGTGATGCTCATCATTTAACATCGGCGTACGTTAGAACACTTGCACCAGTATTAAAAAAATATGTACAAGAAGCATTGGAGGAATAG
- a CDS encoding tRNA-dihydrouridine synthase: protein MRGFEFAMIDNFWRDLPRPFFILAPMEDVTDVVFRHVVSKAGRPDVFFTEFTNSDSYCHPEGKNSVRGRLLFTEDEQPMVAHIWGDKPEYFRQMSIGMKELGFKGLDINMGCPVPNVVSRGKGSGLILRPEVAAELIEAAKAGGLPVSVKTRLGYSDVNEWEEWLTHILKQDIANLSIHLRTRKEMSKVEAHWELIPEIKKLRDRVAPNTLLTINGDIPDRETGLKLVRQYGVDGVMIGRGIFKNPFAFEKEPKEHSSMEYLNLLRYHLDLYDYYLEKLPRPITGLHRFFKIYVKGFPGASMLRNQLMNTKSTDEVRQLLDHFEKKC from the coding sequence ATGAGAGGATTTGAGTTTGCAATGATTGATAATTTTTGGCGTGATTTACCACGACCATTTTTTATACTTGCGCCAATGGAAGATGTGACGGATGTTGTTTTTCGCCATGTAGTAAGTAAAGCAGGTCGACCGGATGTATTTTTTACAGAGTTTACAAACTCGGATAGCTATTGTCATCCTGAGGGAAAGAACAGTGTTCGGGGTCGTTTGTTGTTTACAGAAGATGAACAGCCAATGGTGGCACATATTTGGGGAGATAAGCCCGAATATTTCCGACAAATGAGTATTGGGATGAAAGAGCTAGGATTTAAAGGCCTTGATATTAATATGGGCTGCCCTGTACCGAATGTGGTATCGAGAGGGAAAGGTAGTGGACTTATTCTGCGTCCAGAAGTCGCAGCAGAACTTATTGAAGCAGCAAAAGCGGGTGGACTGCCTGTCAGTGTGAAAACACGACTTGGCTATTCGGATGTAAATGAATGGGAGGAGTGGCTAACGCATATTTTAAAACAGGATATCGCAAATCTTTCTATTCATTTACGTACAAGAAAGGAAATGAGCAAAGTAGAGGCACACTGGGAGCTGATTCCAGAAATCAAGAAATTACGTGATCGTGTGGCACCGAATACGCTACTAACCATCAACGGGGACATTCCTGATCGTGAAACAGGACTGAAACTTGTTCGTCAATATGGTGTGGATGGGGTTATGATTGGGCGCGGAATTTTTAAAAACCCATTTGCCTTTGAAAAAGAGCCGAAAGAGCATAGTAGTATGGAGTATCTCAATCTTCTAAGATATCATCTTGATCTTTATGACTACTATTTAGAAAAACTGCCACGTCCAATTACTGGGCTCCATCGTTTTTTCAAAATATATGTCAAAGGATTTCCTGGAGCAAGCATGTTAAGAAATCAATTGATGAACACAAAGTCAACGGATGAAGTACGTCAATTACTTGATCATTTTGAAAAAAAGTGTTGA
- the gatB gene encoding aspartyl/glutamyl-tRNA(Asn/Gln) amidotransferase subunit B — translation MNFETVIGLEVHVELKTNSKIFSPAPNHFGAEPNTNTTVIDLGYPGVLPVLNKNVVDFAMKASLALNMKINQHTKFDRKNYFYPDNPKAYQISQFDKPIGYDGWIEIEVPGTDGEPGYTKKIGITRLHMEEDAGKLTHGDGYSLVDFNRQGTPLVEIVSEPDIRTPAEAYAYLEKLKSIIQYTGVSDVKMEEGSLRCDANISIRPYGQEEFGTKTELKNLNSFNFVRKGLEYEEKRQAEVLLSGGEIKQETRRFDEKTGKTILMRVKEGTDDYRYFPEPDLVDIVIDDAWLERVRESIPELPDARKKRYVEELGLTNYDASVLVVNKPISDFFDEMVVAGADAKLSANWLMGDVSAYLNAEQIEITDTKLTPENLAGMVKLISDGTISSKIAKKVFTELVKNGGDANEIVKAKGLVQISDPSVLVPIITNILDNNPQSIEDFKNGKDRAIGFLVGQIMKETKGQANPPMVNKILLEEINKR, via the coding sequence ATGAACTTTGAAACAGTGATTGGGTTAGAAGTACACGTAGAATTAAAAACAAACTCTAAAATTTTCTCTCCAGCACCAAACCATTTTGGTGCAGAGCCAAATACAAATACAACGGTAATTGATTTAGGCTATCCAGGGGTTTTACCGGTATTAAATAAAAATGTTGTTGATTTTGCAATGAAAGCCTCTTTAGCGCTAAACATGAAAATTAACCAACATACAAAATTTGATCGTAAAAACTATTTCTATCCAGATAACCCGAAAGCATATCAAATTTCTCAATTTGATAAACCAATTGGATACGACGGATGGATTGAAATCGAAGTTCCAGGTACAGATGGAGAGCCTGGATATACAAAGAAAATCGGTATCACTCGCCTACATATGGAAGAGGATGCTGGAAAATTAACGCACGGTGATGGCTATTCCTTAGTAGACTTTAACCGTCAAGGTACACCTTTAGTAGAAATCGTTTCTGAGCCAGATATCCGCACACCAGCAGAAGCGTATGCTTATCTTGAAAAATTAAAATCAATTATTCAATATACTGGTGTTTCTGACGTGAAAATGGAAGAAGGGTCACTTCGTTGTGACGCGAACATTTCCATCCGTCCTTACGGTCAAGAAGAATTCGGAACAAAAACAGAATTAAAAAACTTAAACTCATTCAACTTTGTTCGTAAAGGTCTTGAATATGAGGAAAAACGCCAAGCTGAAGTATTACTTTCAGGTGGAGAAATTAAACAAGAAACTCGTCGTTTTGATGAGAAAACAGGTAAAACAATTTTAATGCGTGTTAAGGAAGGAACAGATGATTACCGTTACTTCCCAGAACCCGACTTAGTTGACATTGTAATCGACGATGCATGGTTAGAACGTGTTCGCGAGTCAATTCCTGAACTTCCAGACGCTCGTAAAAAACGTTATGTTGAAGAACTTGGTTTAACAAATTACGATGCTAGCGTACTTGTTGTAAACAAACCAATCTCTGATTTCTTCGATGAAATGGTTGTAGCAGGTGCAGATGCAAAACTTTCTGCCAACTGGTTAATGGGTGATGTTTCGGCATACTTAAACGCAGAGCAAATTGAAATTACGGATACAAAACTAACACCAGAAAACTTAGCAGGTATGGTGAAATTAATTTCTGATGGCACAATCTCTTCTAAGATTGCGAAGAAAGTATTCACTGAGCTTGTGAAAAATGGTGGAGACGCTAATGAAATCGTGAAAGCGAAAGGATTAGTACAAATCTCTGATCCATCTGTATTAGTACCAATTATTACAAACATTTTAGATAACAATCCACAGTCCATCGAAGACTTCAAAAACGGTAAAGACCGCGCAATAGGCTTCTTAGTTGGACAAATCATGAAAGAAACAAAAGGACAAGCAAACCCACCAATGGTTAACAAAATCTTGCTTGAAGAAATTAATAAACGATAA
- a CDS encoding thioredoxin: MKTEQQYFEESMSMADYMDQMSTNLKEPSFEVYKNFKVNPEDEVFNLLKEKKPHILAITEDWCGDAMLNNAVIRKIAEEADVEIRCAFRDADTDLIDRYLTNGGRAIPIYLFLNEQGEVIGKWGPRAPELQQLVTDMRAELPEKDDPQFAEKQKELYTTLQKKFVDDPQCAIWVYEDMKAIITKALS; encoded by the coding sequence ATGAAAACTGAACAACAATATTTTGAAGAATCAATGTCAATGGCTGATTATATGGATCAAATGTCTACCAATCTTAAAGAGCCTAGCTTTGAAGTTTATAAAAATTTTAAAGTGAATCCAGAGGACGAGGTGTTCAATCTACTGAAAGAAAAGAAACCACACATTTTAGCAATAACAGAAGACTGGTGTGGAGATGCAATGCTAAATAATGCGGTGATTCGTAAAATCGCAGAGGAAGCAGATGTTGAAATTCGTTGTGCATTTCGAGACGCAGATACAGATTTGATCGATCGCTATTTAACGAATGGTGGAAGAGCGATTCCCATCTATTTATTCTTAAATGAGCAAGGTGAAGTGATTGGGAAATGGGGGCCGCGTGCACCAGAATTACAACAGTTGGTAACGGATATGAGGGCAGAGCTTCCTGAGAAGGATGATCCTCAATTTGCTGAAAAACAAAAAGAACTGTATACTACATTGCAGAAGAAATTTGTGGATGATCCGCAGTGTGCAATATGGGTCTATGAGGATATGAAAGCTATTATAACGAAAGCGTTGTCATAA
- the dagK gene encoding diacylglycerol kinase encodes MKRARIIYNPTSGREIFKKHLPEALEKLEIAGYETSCHATTGEGDATIAAAHAVERGFDIIVAVGGDGTLNEVVAGISPYEKRPKLGLVPTGTTNDFARAVHIPRKIDEAIDIIVKGDTIPVDVGLVNDDRYFINIAAGGRITELTYEVPSKMKTMLGQLAYYIKGIEMLPSIKATDMRIEYDGEVFEGEAMLFLCALTNSVGGFEKIAPDASINDGLFTMMILKKCNIGDFIRLASLALRGEHLNDPNVIYKKASKVTVTSNEEVHLNLDGEYGGDAPASLVNLKRHIEIFVPIEDIRELDRV; translated from the coding sequence ATGAAGAGAGCAAGAATCATTTATAATCCAACATCAGGTAGAGAGATATTTAAAAAGCATCTTCCCGAAGCCCTAGAAAAGCTCGAAATTGCTGGTTATGAAACATCTTGTCATGCGACAACTGGTGAAGGAGATGCGACAATCGCCGCTGCCCATGCAGTTGAAAGAGGATTTGATATTATTGTAGCAGTTGGTGGAGATGGTACCTTAAATGAGGTTGTAGCTGGGATAAGTCCCTATGAAAAACGCCCCAAACTAGGGTTAGTACCAACTGGAACAACGAATGATTTTGCACGAGCAGTCCATATTCCAAGAAAAATTGACGAAGCCATCGACATAATAGTTAAGGGAGATACAATACCAGTAGATGTAGGTTTAGTAAATGATGACCGCTATTTTATTAATATTGCAGCCGGTGGACGTATAACAGAATTAACTTACGAAGTCCCGAGTAAAATGAAAACAATGCTTGGCCAACTTGCATATTATATAAAAGGTATTGAGATGCTTCCTTCTATAAAAGCAACTGATATGCGAATCGAATATGATGGTGAAGTATTTGAAGGTGAAGCAATGCTATTCTTATGTGCATTAACAAATTCTGTTGGTGGTTTTGAGAAAATTGCTCCAGATGCAAGTATAAACGATGGCCTATTCACTATGATGATTCTGAAAAAATGTAATATCGGAGATTTTATTCGATTGGCATCCCTAGCGTTGCGTGGGGAACATTTAAATGATCCAAATGTCATTTACAAAAAAGCAAGCAAAGTAACAGTTACATCGAATGAAGAAGTACACCTTAACTTAGATGGAGAATATGGTGGGGACGCCCCTGCTTCCCTTGTCAATTTAAAACGACATATTGAGATATTCGTGCCGATTGAAGATATTCGTGAATTAGACCGAGTGTAA